Proteins co-encoded in one Arachis hypogaea cultivar Tifrunner chromosome 13, arahy.Tifrunner.gnm2.J5K5, whole genome shotgun sequence genomic window:
- the LOC112733647 gene encoding AT-hook motif nuclear-localized protein 15, translating into MANRWWAGNNVAMRATDSISASPSVHLRREQEFLDTPTNNNNTPTNSSNSNTNPNTEEDESRDTGAAAGARGDDNNPADPASGPGTSGKRPRGRPPGSKNKPKPPVVITKESPNALRSHVLEISSGSDVAESIATFANRRHRGVSVLSGSGIVANVTLRQPAAPGGVITLHGRFEILSLNGAFLPAPSPPGATGLTVYLSGGQGQVVGGTVVGSLVASGPVMVIAATFANATYERLPLVEDEQVEEEMQVQQQHSGGVSGGGGGAAAAGGGSGGGSSSQGGGLGEGGGSVGMYNLPPNLMHNGQLAAHDVFWGPPPPRPPQPPSF; encoded by the coding sequence ATGGCGAATCGATGGTGGGCTGGGAATAATGTGGCTATGAGGGCAACCGACTCAATCTCAGCGTCCCCATCAGTGCACCTGAGAAGAGAACAGGAGTTCCTCGACACTcccaccaacaacaacaacactccAACAAACAGCAGCAATAGTAACACCAACCCCAACACCGAAGAAGACGAGAGCAGAGACACCGGTGCCGCTGCTGGAGCAAGAGGAGACGACAACAACCCTGCAGACCCGGCAAGTGGACCAGGAACCAGCGGAAAAAGGCCACGTGGCAGGCCTCCGGGATCTAAGAACAAGCCTAAACCCCCAGTTGTCATTACCAAAGAGAGCCCCAACGCACTCCGCAGTCATGTTCTTGAGATCAGCAGCGGCTCCGACGTCGCTGAAAGTATCGCCACCTTCGCCAACCGCCGCCATCGAGGTGTGTCGGTCCTCAGTGGAAGCGGCATTGTTGCAAACGTCACGCTCCGCCAACCCGCTGCTCCCGGTGGCGTCATCACTCTCCATGGAAGGTTCGAGATACTCTCACTCAACGGCGCTTTCCTGCCCGCTCCTTCTCCTCCCGGGGCCACCGGACTCACCGTTTACCTGTCCGGCGGTCAGGGGCAGGTGGTTGGCGGAACTGTTGTGGGTTCCTTGGTGGCTTCGGGCCCTGTAATGGTGATTGCCGCAACCTTTGCCAATGCTACTTATGAACGGTTACCGCTTGTCGAAGATGAACAAGTTGAAGAAGAAATGCAAGTGCAGCAGCAACATTCAGGAGGAGTGagtggtggcggtggcggtgCTGCTGCTGCTGGTGGTGGCAGTGGAGGAGGTTCTTCTTCTCAAGGTGGTGGTTTGGGTGAGGGTGGTGGTTCTGTGGGAATGTACAATTTGCCACCGAATTTGATGCACAATGGTCAATTGGCAGCACATGATGTTTTCTGGGGACCTCCACCGCCTCGTCCTCCGCAGCCTCCATCTTTCTAA
- the LOC112735455 gene encoding LOB domain-containing protein 33-like yields the protein MKGFGSSCGACKYLRRRCTRDCVFSPYFSYDEASTHFAAVHKVFGASNVSRLLLHLPLHNRSDAAITITYQALARMHDPIYGCVAYIYLLQQQVASLQREIDDILGNNFMMKNSSCLGVENYCGNVHQSPMMNINNGIEYTVQEGTRSQCYKSQLANQFSSDEEIDREYERLLLMDTDNLLYGETDPISLEKFLSGIDQDVFLNHPWFKHNNNNADIIGN from the exons ATGAAAGGGTTTGGGTCTTCATGTGGAGCATGCAAGTACCTAAGGAGAAGATGCACAAGAGATTGTGTATTTTCTCCTTACTTCTCCTATGATGAGGCATCAACCCATTTTGCGGCAGTTCATAAGGTGTTTGGTGCTAGCAACGTCTCTAGACTGTTGCTACACCTTCCGTTGCACAACAGAAGTGACGCTGCTATCACCATAACTTACCAAGCTCTCGCTCGCATGCACGATCCTATCTATGGTTGTGTTGCTTATATCTATCTATTGCAGCAACAG GTTGCAAGCTTGCAAAGGGAGATAGATGATATACTAGGGAATAATTTCATGATGAAGAATTCCTCGTGTCTTGGTGTTGAGAATTATTGTGGCAATGTTCATCAATCACCGATGATGAACATCAACAACGGGATAGAGTATACTGTGCAAGAAGGAACAAGGAGTCAATGTTATAAAAGTCAACTAGCTAATCAATTTTCTAGCGATGAAGAAATTGACAGAGAGTATGAAAGATTATTATTGATGGACACCGATAATTTATTATATGGTGAGACAGACCCCATCTCCCTGGAGAAGTTTCTGTCTGGAATTGACCAGGATGTGTTCCTTAATCATCCATGGTTcaagcataataataataatgctgacATTATTGGAAACTAG